In Synechococcus sp. A18-25c, a single window of DNA contains:
- a CDS encoding mannose-1-phosphate guanylyltransferase/mannose-6-phosphate isomerase: protein MTSPLIPVILCGGTGTRLWPLSRASYPKQYWPLGGNGEETLLQQTQQRLEGIEALGAPLLICNDDHRFIVAEQMRQIGVEPGAILLEPMGRNTAPAVAVAALQATARGEDPLLLVLAADHVIRDGEHFRAAIDAGRSAAEAGRLVTFGIVPTAPETGYGYIEAANPMEAGDLTTVPIARFVEKPDRATAEQFLESGRFTWNSGMFLFKASAMLAELERLAPEVVSCCRAALEQDMADLDFLRLEREAFAKCPNVAIDVAVMEQTQLGSVLPLSAGWSDVGSWSALWDTADRDHNGNVLRGRVISEGSRNCYLRSEHRLVVGLGVENLVVVETDDAVLIADRSQAQNVKTVVKQLETDGSPEGKAHRKIYRPWGHYTGVVEDSRWQVKRISVNPGASLSLQMHHHRAEHWIVVKGTAMVERDGESQLIGENQSTYIPLGCKHRLTNPGRIPVELIEVQSGAYLGEDDIVRFDDVYGRSDLAAAAKAVITPQ from the coding sequence GTGACGAGCCCTCTGATTCCGGTGATTCTTTGCGGCGGCACCGGCACACGCCTTTGGCCCCTCTCCCGCGCCAGCTATCCCAAACAGTATTGGCCCTTGGGCGGCAATGGTGAGGAAACCCTCCTGCAGCAGACCCAGCAGCGCCTGGAAGGCATCGAGGCCCTTGGAGCACCACTACTGATCTGCAACGACGACCATCGCTTCATCGTGGCCGAACAGATGCGCCAGATCGGCGTCGAGCCTGGTGCCATCTTGCTGGAACCCATGGGGCGCAACACCGCTCCCGCAGTTGCTGTCGCCGCTCTGCAAGCCACAGCCCGTGGCGAAGACCCGCTGCTGCTCGTGCTGGCCGCCGACCACGTCATCCGTGATGGTGAGCACTTCCGCGCCGCCATCGATGCCGGACGCAGCGCCGCCGAAGCTGGACGACTGGTGACCTTCGGCATCGTGCCCACCGCACCGGAAACTGGCTACGGCTACATCGAAGCCGCCAACCCCATGGAGGCCGGAGACCTCACCACGGTGCCGATCGCTCGTTTTGTGGAGAAGCCCGACCGCGCCACCGCCGAGCAGTTTCTGGAGAGCGGCCGCTTCACCTGGAACAGCGGCATGTTCCTGTTCAAGGCCAGCGCCATGCTTGCGGAATTAGAGCGTCTGGCACCAGAAGTGGTGAGCTGCTGCCGCGCCGCGCTGGAACAGGACATGGCCGATCTTGATTTCCTGCGCCTGGAGCGAGAAGCCTTCGCCAAATGCCCCAACGTGGCCATCGACGTGGCTGTAATGGAGCAGACCCAATTGGGCTCGGTCTTGCCGCTTTCGGCCGGCTGGAGCGACGTAGGCAGCTGGAGCGCACTCTGGGACACAGCTGATCGCGACCATAACGGGAACGTCTTGCGCGGCCGTGTGATTAGCGAGGGCAGCCGCAACTGCTACCTGCGCAGTGAGCACCGTCTGGTGGTGGGACTGGGCGTGGAAAACCTGGTGGTGGTGGAAACCGACGACGCCGTGCTGATCGCCGACCGCAGCCAGGCGCAGAACGTGAAAACCGTGGTGAAGCAGCTGGAAACCGACGGCAGCCCCGAAGGCAAGGCCCACCGCAAGATCTACCGCCCCTGGGGCCACTACACCGGCGTGGTGGAAGACAGCCGCTGGCAGGTGAAGCGCATCTCCGTCAATCCTGGCGCCAGCTTGTCGCTGCAGATGCACCACCACCGCGCCGAGCATTGGATTGTGGTCAAGGGCACCGCGATGGTGGAACGCGACGGCGAATCACAGCTGATCGGCGAGAACCAGAGCACCTACATCCCCCTGGGCTGCAAGCACCGGCTCACCAATCCCGGGCGCATTCCCGTGGAACTGATCGAGGTGCAGAGCGGTGCCTACCTCGGCGAAGACGACATCGTGCGCTTTGACGATGTGTACGGACGCAGCGATCTGGCCGCTGCAGCCAAAGCAGTGATTACTCCACAGTGA
- the rimM gene encoding ribosome maturation factor RimM (Essential for efficient processing of 16S rRNA) encodes MTADDWLPVGKVVAVQGLKGELRINPASEFPERFTEPGTRWLKARGKAPREIELTSGRQLPGKSVFVVRFAGIDSRDAAEALVGQSLMVPADDRPELEEGEFHLLDLVGLEARLSADGEAIGSVSDLISGGNELLEIKTPDGRTLMVPFVEEIVPEVHLDDGWLLVTPPPGLLEL; translated from the coding sequence ATGACCGCTGACGACTGGCTGCCAGTGGGCAAGGTGGTGGCCGTGCAGGGGCTCAAAGGCGAGCTGCGCATTAACCCCGCCAGTGAATTCCCGGAGCGGTTCACGGAGCCCGGCACCCGCTGGCTGAAAGCCCGGGGCAAGGCGCCGAGGGAAATCGAGCTGACAAGCGGCCGTCAGCTGCCGGGCAAGAGCGTGTTTGTGGTGCGCTTCGCCGGAATCGACAGTCGCGACGCGGCCGAAGCCTTAGTGGGCCAGAGTTTGATGGTGCCGGCGGACGATCGGCCCGAACTGGAGGAGGGCGAGTTCCACCTGCTCGACTTAGTGGGCTTGGAGGCCCGCCTCAGCGCCGATGGGGAAGCGATCGGCAGCGTGAGCGACCTGATCAGTGGCGGCAACGAACTGCTGGAGATCAAAACTCCTGACGGCCGCACGCTGATGGTGCCGTTCGTCGAGGAAATTGTGCCGGAGGTGCACCTCGACGACGGCTGGCTGCTTGTCACCCCACCGCCGGGGTTGCTGGAGCTCTGA
- a CDS encoding NAD(P)H dehydrogenase subunit NdhS produces the protein MASDVPILPGATVTVVDPRSIYNGYTGFVQRISDDRAAVLFEGGNWDKLVTLRLRDLSAD, from the coding sequence ATGGCTTCCGACGTTCCGATCCTGCCTGGTGCCACGGTGACGGTGGTGGATCCCCGCTCCATTTACAACGGCTACACCGGCTTTGTGCAACGCATCAGCGATGACCGAGCCGCCGTACTTTTTGAAGGTGGTAACTGGGACAAGCTCGTGACCCTGCGCCTGCGCGATCTCAGCGCCGACTGA
- a CDS encoding ion transporter: MAESLRLQLRRVVLESGTLAGRIYNLVIFGTILLSVIGLLVQPHPMRVAAPGEIPLWVEELERACLLVFMADYLLHLWVSPKPLAYARSFFGLIDLSAVLFFFVPQINSGLILWIFKFGRVLRVFKLLRFMDEAQQLGRALKASARRIGVFLFFVVMAQVVLGYLMVAFESNHPDTQFQTAGQGVYWAIVTMTTVGYGDFVPQTVQGQLLAAVVMLLGFGIIAIPTGIVTVESIQQARQDRLRVCSQCGHQEHRRGAVHCDQCGAPLPALPQSPSS; this comes from the coding sequence ATGGCGGAATCCCTGCGTCTGCAGCTCCGGCGCGTGGTGCTCGAGTCCGGCACCCTTGCCGGGCGGATCTACAACCTGGTGATCTTTGGGACGATCCTGCTCAGCGTGATCGGTTTGCTGGTGCAACCCCATCCGATGCGGGTGGCGGCTCCCGGTGAGATTCCCCTCTGGGTGGAGGAGCTGGAGCGGGCCTGCCTTCTGGTGTTCATGGCCGACTATCTGCTGCATCTGTGGGTGTCGCCGAAGCCGCTGGCCTATGCGCGCAGTTTCTTTGGTCTGATCGACCTTTCAGCGGTGCTGTTCTTCTTTGTGCCCCAGATCAACAGCGGCTTGATCCTCTGGATCTTCAAGTTCGGCAGGGTGCTGCGGGTGTTCAAGCTGCTGCGCTTCATGGATGAAGCTCAACAGCTCGGCCGTGCCCTGAAGGCCAGCGCCCGCCGCATCGGCGTGTTCCTGTTCTTTGTGGTGATGGCCCAGGTGGTGCTGGGTTACCTGATGGTGGCCTTTGAAAGCAATCATCCCGACACTCAGTTCCAGACCGCGGGGCAGGGGGTGTACTGGGCGATCGTCACCATGACCACGGTGGGTTACGGCGACTTTGTGCCTCAGACGGTGCAGGGGCAGTTGCTGGCGGCGGTGGTGATGCTGCTGGGTTTTGGGATCATCGCCATCCCCACCGGCATCGTCACCGTGGAGTCGATTCAGCAGGCCCGTCAAGACCGGCTGCGCGTCTGCAGCCAGTGCGGCCACCAGGAGCACCGCCGCGGGGCGGTGCACTGTGATCAGTGCGGTGCGCCGTTGCCGGCGTTGCCTCAGTCGCCCTCCAGCTGA
- a CDS encoding ribonuclease III domain-containing protein — MPPSPEPVATLWQGMALEPNALSSEQEAWLQEAVTHTSSGLNPHHEQLEFLGDAVLRLTASEFIAAAYPKMPVGERSSLRAQLVSDRWLAELGAILEIERWWRIGPKASSDSTAAATIRAELSEALIGAVYRIAGTAAVQHWLTPHWTRSAEAVLTDPHRGNSKSALQEWSQGQGLGLPTYSSNEISQRHGDPRRFHCTVTLPPNLKAEGWGSSRRDAEQQAARTVLDQLEGD; from the coding sequence ATGCCTCCATCCCCCGAACCGGTTGCGACGCTTTGGCAAGGCATGGCTCTCGAACCCAACGCTTTGAGTTCCGAACAGGAGGCATGGCTGCAAGAGGCCGTCACCCACACCTCCAGCGGACTGAATCCCCACCACGAGCAGCTGGAGTTCCTGGGAGATGCGGTACTGCGGCTTACGGCCAGCGAATTCATCGCCGCCGCCTACCCCAAGATGCCCGTGGGTGAGCGCTCCAGCCTTAGGGCTCAACTGGTGAGCGATCGCTGGCTGGCGGAGCTAGGCGCCATCCTGGAGATCGAACGCTGGTGGCGCATCGGCCCTAAGGCCAGCAGCGACAGCACGGCGGCCGCCACCATCCGCGCCGAACTCAGCGAAGCGCTAATTGGCGCAGTGTACCGGATTGCTGGCACCGCTGCAGTGCAGCACTGGTTGACGCCCCACTGGACCCGCAGCGCTGAAGCGGTGCTGACAGACCCCCACCGCGGCAACAGCAAATCCGCCTTGCAGGAATGGAGCCAGGGGCAGGGTCTTGGCCTGCCGACTTACAGCAGCAACGAGATCAGCCAACGGCACGGCGATCCGCGCCGCTTCCACTGCACGGTGACCCTGCCGCCCAACCTCAAAGCTGAAGGCTGGGGCAGCTCCCGACGCGACGCTGAACAACAGGCGGCCCGAACGGTCCTTGATCAGCTGGAGGGCGACTGA